A single Candidatus Caccoplasma merdavium DNA region contains:
- the tsaD gene encoding tRNA (adenosine(37)-N6)-threonylcarbamoyltransferase complex transferase subunit TsaD, translating into MSITVLGIESSCDDTSAAVIRDGVMLSNVIASQAVHEAFGGVVPELASRAHQQNIIPVVSEAIRRAGIDKSSLDALAFTRGPGLMGSLLVGTSFAKGFASALDIPLIDVNHLQAHVMAHFIDVEGEENRHPAFPFICLLVSGGNSQIIRVDSYKQMTVLGQTIDDAAGEAFDKCAKVMGLGYPGGPVVDRLAKEGDPKAFHFSKPHIPGYDYSFSGLKTSFLYLLRDELKNNPDFVEQRKNDLCASLQTTIVDILMDKLRRAVKDTGIKEVAVAGGVSANSAVRGAFQDHAARYGWNVYLPRFSFTTDNAAMVAITGYYKYIDKDFCSIDLPPFARVEL; encoded by the coding sequence ATGAGTATTACCGTTTTAGGCATAGAATCATCGTGCGATGATACCTCGGCTGCCGTTATCCGCGACGGAGTGATGTTGTCAAACGTCATCGCCTCGCAAGCCGTGCACGAGGCATTCGGCGGAGTGGTTCCCGAGTTGGCGTCGCGTGCCCATCAGCAAAATATAATCCCCGTGGTATCCGAAGCGATTCGCCGGGCGGGAATCGACAAGTCGTCGCTCGATGCCTTGGCCTTCACGCGTGGCCCCGGTCTCATGGGGTCGTTGTTGGTAGGAACCTCCTTTGCCAAGGGGTTTGCTTCGGCCCTCGACATTCCGCTCATCGACGTCAATCACTTGCAGGCCCATGTCATGGCCCATTTCATCGACGTCGAGGGAGAGGAAAACCGTCACCCGGCGTTCCCCTTTATCTGTCTGTTGGTCTCGGGCGGCAATTCGCAAATCATTCGGGTCGACAGCTATAAACAGATGACCGTTTTGGGACAGACCATCGACGACGCTGCCGGCGAGGCATTCGACAAGTGTGCCAAGGTGATGGGACTCGGCTATCCCGGTGGCCCTGTGGTCGACCGCCTGGCCAAGGAGGGTGACCCGAAAGCCTTCCATTTCAGCAAGCCCCATATCCCGGGATATGATTACAGTTTCAGTGGGCTCAAAACCTCGTTTCTCTACCTCCTGCGCGATGAGTTGAAGAATAACCCCGATTTTGTCGAGCAGCGCAAGAATGATTTGTGTGCCTCGTTGCAGACAACCATCGTGGACATTTTGATGGACAAGCTGCGTCGGGCCGTCAAGGATACCGGCATCAAGGAGGTCGCCGTTGCCGGAGGCGTTTCGGCCAATTCGGCGGTCAGAGGCGCTTTCCAGGACCATGCCGCGCGTTATGGGTGGAACGTCTATCTGCCTCGCTTCTCATTTACGACCGACAATGCCGCCATGGTGGCCATTACCGGTTACTACAAATATATCGACAAGGATTTTTGCTCCATCGACCTGCCTCCTTTCGCCCGGGTGGAGCTGTGA
- a CDS encoding CinA family nicotinamide mononucleotide deamidase-related protein: protein MHVEVIAIGDELLIGQVTDTNSGWIARQLNHVGWELTRVTLVRDRGDEIKQAVSAAFSRVSVVLMTGGLGPTKDDITKKTLCELYGCAMHRDEKVQAMNDERFAHKGFTMNALTRDQAWVPDACTVIYNPVGTAPVMWFDRDDKVLVSMPGVPSEMQYAVTHGVLSRLRERFCDHASVHHATCLVKGYTESGLAIVLTDFENELPETVHLAYLPKPGVIRLRLTATGGDDKEVATLLDAQFQKLLAILGSHVFCKEDASLAGALGLILQERNLTIATAESCTGGNIAHEITLVPGSSAYYKGSVVSYANEVKESLLGVSPRTIEQYGVVSRQVVEEMARGVQRLLHTDCAIATSGIAGPDGATPGKPVGTLALAVACGDKVVSTRITAGTQRERNIERFTHTALLHMVDLLHP from the coding sequence ATGCATGTAGAAGTGATTGCCATCGGCGACGAGCTGCTTATCGGTCAAGTAACCGATACCAACTCGGGGTGGATTGCTCGTCAGCTCAACCATGTGGGTTGGGAACTGACCCGGGTTACCTTGGTGCGCGACCGCGGTGACGAAATAAAACAAGCCGTGTCGGCGGCCTTTTCCCGGGTATCGGTCGTGTTGATGACCGGCGGACTGGGCCCGACCAAAGACGATATTACCAAAAAGACCCTCTGTGAACTTTACGGCTGTGCCATGCACCGCGACGAAAAGGTGCAGGCCATGAACGACGAACGGTTTGCACACAAGGGTTTCACGATGAATGCCTTGACTCGTGACCAGGCATGGGTGCCCGATGCTTGCACGGTGATATACAATCCTGTGGGGACGGCTCCCGTCATGTGGTTCGACCGCGACGACAAGGTGCTGGTCTCGATGCCCGGGGTTCCCTCGGAGATGCAGTATGCCGTCACTCATGGCGTGTTGTCGCGCCTGAGAGAACGGTTCTGCGACCATGCCTCGGTGCATCACGCCACCTGTTTGGTAAAAGGGTACACCGAGTCGGGTTTGGCGATTGTCCTCACCGATTTTGAGAACGAATTGCCCGAAACGGTGCATTTGGCCTACCTCCCCAAACCCGGGGTCATACGGCTGCGCCTTACGGCGACTGGCGGTGACGATAAGGAAGTAGCCACCCTTCTCGACGCGCAATTCCAGAAACTCCTGGCCATACTGGGAAGCCATGTCTTTTGCAAGGAAGATGCCTCTTTGGCCGGTGCATTGGGGCTTATCTTGCAGGAACGGAACCTGACCATCGCCACGGCCGAGAGCTGCACCGGCGGCAACATCGCCCACGAGATAACGTTGGTTCCCGGTTCTTCGGCCTATTACAAGGGCAGTGTCGTCTCTTATGCCAATGAGGTGAAGGAGTCGTTGCTGGGAGTCTCGCCGCGAACCATTGAGCAATATGGCGTGGTGAGCCGTCAGGTTGTCGAAGAGATGGCCCGGGGGGTACAACGTCTGTTGCATACCGATTGTGCCATAGCCACATCGGGTATTGCCGGCCCCGACGGCGCCACCCCGGGAAAGCCCGTGGGAACCTTGGCATTGGCTGTGGCCTGCGGCGACAAGGTCGTTTCGACCCGGATAACGGCCGGTACCCAGCGCGAACGCAACATCGAGCGTTTCACGCATACGGCCCTGCTGCACATGGTCGATTTGCTCCACCCCTGA
- a CDS encoding 50S ribosomal protein L28, which produces MSKICQITGKKAMVGNNVSHSKRRTKRRFNVNLFTKKFYWVEQDCWINLRISAAGLRTINKIGLDAALKQAASKGYLNA; this is translated from the coding sequence ATGTCGAAGATTTGTCAAATTACGGGAAAAAAAGCCATGGTTGGCAACAATGTATCCCACTCGAAAAGACGTACCAAAAGAAGATTTAACGTCAACTTATTTACGAAGAAGTTCTATTGGGTAGAACAAGATTGCTGGATCAACTTGCGTATTTCAGCTGCCGGTCTCCGCACCATCAACAAAATCGGTTTGGACGCAGCCCTCAAACAGGCAGCCAGCAAAGGTTATTTGAACGCTTAA
- the rpmG gene encoding 50S ribosomal protein L33: MAKKAKGNRVQVILECTEQKNSGLPGMSRYITTKNRKNTTERLELKKYNPILRRVTIHKEIK, translated from the coding sequence ATGGCAAAGAAAGCAAAAGGTAATAGAGTACAAGTAATTCTCGAATGCACCGAACAGAAAAATAGTGGTCTGCCCGGCATGTCGCGTTATATTACCACCAAAAACAGAAAAAACACCACTGAGCGTTTGGAGTTGAAAAAATACAACCCCATTTTGAGAAGAGTAACCATTCACAAAGAAATCAAATAA
- a CDS encoding DUF4295 domain-containing protein, with protein sequence MAKKTVASLQKGEGRTYSKVIKVVKSPKTGAYVFQEEMVPNDKVNEALAK encoded by the coding sequence ATGGCAAAGAAAACCGTCGCATCGCTTCAAAAAGGTGAGGGCCGTACCTATTCTAAGGTGATTAAAGTTGTGAAATCGCCCAAGACCGGAGCCTATGTGTTCCAAGAAGAAATGGTGCCCAATGACAAAGTAAACGAAGCTCTCGCCAAATAA
- a CDS encoding phosphatidate cytidylyltransferase — protein sequence MKNLITRTITGVLFVAVILGATWFSQVSFRGLILITTILCLLEFYRLVNGNVSRWTLYADILGGTYLVGLLFLLPNMQPGIPGIYLFSPYIIYLLYTFIVRLYLKEENPIKSLSLSLMGQIYVALPLGLLSYIAYPPLEPQYLLMPYNALMVIAFFTFIWLNDTGAYVVGSLLGKHRLFERISPKKSWEGFIGGVIFTLAAGWVWSTQCSFLSLSQWIGLSAVVAIFSTWGDLCESLLKRTLKVKDSGQILPGHGGLLDRLDSVLLATPAAVIYLYLFVA from the coding sequence ATGAAAAATCTCATTACCCGCACCATTACCGGAGTTTTGTTTGTCGCCGTCATTTTAGGCGCGACATGGTTCAGTCAAGTATCGTTCAGAGGGCTCATTCTCATCACCACAATCCTCTGCCTGCTCGAATTTTACCGTCTTGTCAACGGGAATGTCTCCCGCTGGACCCTATACGCCGACATATTGGGCGGCACCTATTTGGTTGGCTTACTCTTTCTCCTGCCCAACATGCAGCCCGGGATACCGGGCATCTACCTGTTCAGCCCTTACATCATCTACCTGCTCTACACATTCATCGTGCGGCTCTACCTCAAAGAAGAGAACCCCATAAAATCGCTGAGCCTCTCGCTGATGGGACAGATTTATGTGGCATTGCCTTTGGGTCTGCTCAGCTACATCGCCTACCCGCCCCTCGAACCGCAATATCTCCTGATGCCCTACAACGCGCTGATGGTCATCGCCTTCTTCACGTTTATATGGCTCAACGACACCGGGGCTTACGTCGTGGGAAGCCTGCTCGGCAAACACCGTCTCTTTGAGCGCATCTCGCCCAAGAAATCCTGGGAAGGATTTATCGGGGGTGTAATTTTCACTTTGGCAGCCGGTTGGGTATGGTCGACCCAATGCTCATTCCTCAGCTTGTCGCAATGGATAGGTCTGAGTGCCGTTGTCGCCATCTTCTCGACATGGGGCGACCTGTGCGAGTCGTTGCTGAAACGGACGTTGAAAGTAAAAGACTCGGGGCAAATACTGCCCGGCCACGGCGGACTGCTCGACCGGCTCGACAGCGTACTCCTCGCCACTCCGGCCGCAGTCATCTACCTCTATTTGTTCGTAGCCTGA
- the ftsH gene encoding ATP-dependent zinc metalloprotease FtsH, translating into MGNNNPQGGNKKTFRFNLYWMYAIIALSLIGVYYMNDGSSSKEVTWSEFEQIAREGGIKQITVYTNKDYLEAFLSDTTAQKVFGTKDTQKLGRTPKLYVNIPDAATFNQEVSKWKEETGFNTQIRYEKSSDFGDMFWSFGPIILLFVFWFIIMRRMSGGGGGGGGGVFNVGKAKAQLFDKEGATKVSFKDVAGLSEAKQEVEEIVEFLRNPKRYNELGGKIPKGALLVGPPGTGKTLLAKAVAGEANVPFFSMSGSDFVEMFVGVGASRVRDLFRQAKEKAPCIIFIDEIDAVGRARGRNPNMGSNDERENTLNQLLTEMDGFGTNSGIIVLAATNRADILDKALLRAGRFDRQIYVELPDLNDRKEIFKVHLRGVKIDNSVDIDLLARQTPGFSGADIANVCNEAALIAARKHKQWVQKQDFMDAVDRIIGGLEKRTKITTAEEKRAIAIHEAGHASLSWFLQYANPLVKVTIVPRGKALGAAWYLPEERQITPKEAMLDEMCATLGGRAAEELFIGRISTGAANDLERVTKQAYAIVAYFGMSNELPNLSYYDSTGQEYGFTKPYSEETARIIDKEVSRIINEQYERAKKILLEHADGHARLAQVLIEREVIFTEDVEQIFGKRPWASRSEEILKVNEEAQKAIEEKNKEAQEKEEESSASATKADNGYAADSHTETKAEDTTLPEEDKAQ; encoded by the coding sequence ATGGGAAACAACAACCCCCAAGGAGGAAATAAAAAGACATTCCGGTTTAACCTCTACTGGATGTATGCCATCATAGCTCTCTCTCTCATAGGTGTCTATTACATGAACGACGGCTCATCGTCGAAAGAGGTCACCTGGTCGGAGTTTGAGCAAATCGCCCGCGAAGGAGGCATCAAGCAAATCACCGTCTACACCAATAAAGACTACCTCGAAGCCTTCCTCTCCGACACGACGGCACAAAAGGTATTCGGTACAAAAGACACCCAGAAACTGGGTCGTACCCCCAAACTGTATGTGAACATACCCGATGCCGCCACCTTCAACCAGGAGGTGAGCAAATGGAAGGAAGAGACGGGATTCAACACGCAAATCAGGTATGAAAAGAGCAGCGACTTCGGCGACATGTTCTGGTCGTTCGGTCCCATCATCTTGCTGTTTGTCTTCTGGTTCATCATCATGCGCCGCATGTCGGGCGGCGGTGGCGGTGGCGGCGGAGGAGTCTTCAACGTAGGCAAAGCCAAAGCCCAACTCTTCGACAAGGAAGGAGCGACCAAAGTCTCATTCAAAGATGTGGCCGGGCTCTCCGAAGCCAAACAGGAAGTCGAAGAAATCGTCGAATTCCTGCGCAACCCCAAACGCTACAACGAACTGGGAGGAAAAATTCCCAAGGGAGCCTTGCTGGTAGGGCCTCCGGGAACGGGAAAGACCTTGCTGGCCAAGGCTGTGGCCGGAGAAGCCAACGTACCGTTCTTCTCGATGTCGGGTTCGGACTTCGTCGAGATGTTTGTCGGCGTGGGCGCATCACGGGTGCGCGACCTCTTCCGCCAAGCCAAAGAAAAAGCCCCTTGCATCATCTTCATCGACGAAATCGATGCCGTGGGACGTGCCCGCGGCCGCAATCCGAACATGGGCTCGAACGACGAACGGGAAAACACCCTGAACCAACTCCTGACCGAGATGGACGGTTTTGGCACCAACAGCGGCATCATCGTGCTGGCAGCCACCAACCGGGCCGACATTCTCGACAAAGCCCTGCTGCGTGCCGGACGTTTCGACCGCCAAATCTATGTCGAACTGCCCGACCTGAACGACCGGAAAGAGATATTCAAAGTGCACCTGCGCGGCGTAAAAATCGACAACTCGGTCGACATCGACCTGCTCGCCCGCCAAACTCCCGGATTCTCGGGAGCCGACATCGCCAACGTGTGCAACGAGGCCGCCCTCATCGCCGCCCGCAAGCACAAGCAATGGGTTCAGAAACAAGACTTCATGGACGCCGTGGACCGCATCATCGGCGGACTCGAAAAACGGACAAAAATCACCACGGCCGAAGAGAAACGCGCCATCGCCATACACGAGGCCGGCCATGCTTCCCTGAGCTGGTTCCTGCAATATGCCAACCCCTTGGTAAAAGTGACCATCGTCCCTCGCGGAAAAGCGCTCGGTGCCGCCTGGTACCTGCCCGAGGAACGGCAAATCACCCCCAAAGAGGCCATGCTCGACGAGATGTGCGCCACATTGGGCGGTCGCGCCGCCGAAGAATTGTTCATCGGCCGCATCTCAACCGGTGCCGCCAACGACCTCGAACGGGTGACCAAGCAAGCCTATGCCATCGTTGCCTACTTCGGCATGAGCAACGAACTGCCCAACCTCTCCTACTACGACTCCACCGGCCAAGAATATGGCTTCACCAAACCATATAGCGAAGAGACCGCCCGCATCATCGACAAAGAGGTGAGCCGCATCATCAACGAGCAATACGAGCGAGCCAAGAAAATTCTGCTCGAACATGCCGACGGCCACGCCCGACTGGCGCAGGTACTCATCGAACGCGAAGTCATCTTCACCGAGGACGTAGAGCAGATTTTCGGCAAACGGCCGTGGGCTTCGCGCAGCGAAGAGATTCTCAAAGTGAACGAAGAGGCTCAAAAAGCCATCGAAGAAAAGAACAAGGAAGCACAAGAGAAAGAAGAGGAATCTTCTGCTTCGGCAACGAAAGCCGACAACGGCTATGCCGCAGACAGCCACACCGAAACGAAAGCCGAAGACACGACTCTTCCCGAAGAAGACAAAGCACAGTAA
- the rsfS gene encoding ribosome silencing factor, which translates to MEENQNLIQTIIEGIQEKKGKQIVTVDLTNIDSASAQYFIICQGGSPAQVAAIADSVRETTLEKIGVKPFNYDGYKNSQWIVIDYGHIYVHVFQPEPRRFYNLEGLWNDAKLSALPDVE; encoded by the coding sequence ATGGAAGAAAACCAAAATTTGATACAAACCATCATCGAAGGAATCCAAGAAAAAAAAGGCAAACAAATCGTTACCGTCGACCTGACGAACATCGACTCCGCATCGGCCCAGTATTTCATCATCTGCCAAGGCGGCTCACCCGCACAAGTGGCAGCCATCGCCGACTCGGTGAGAGAAACGACACTCGAAAAAATCGGAGTGAAACCGTTCAACTACGACGGCTACAAAAACTCGCAGTGGATTGTCATCGATTACGGGCACATATATGTGCATGTGTTCCAGCCCGAACCCCGCCGCTTCTACAACCTCGAAGGATTGTGGAACGATGCCAAATTGTCAGCACTGCCCGACGTGGAATGA
- a CDS encoding DUF3127 domain-containing protein, which yields MELKGRIIQVMPLQSGIGQVSGKEWKKQEYILETQEQYPRKVCFQLSGNRIEQYPLSVGEEVIVSFDLESREAKGRWYTDVRAWKVEKAQPAAPAAGGDIVPPPPVDFAPDDSTSDMPF from the coding sequence ATGGAACTGAAAGGCCGTATCATTCAAGTCATGCCGTTGCAGAGCGGCATCGGCCAGGTGAGTGGAAAAGAGTGGAAAAAGCAAGAATATATCTTGGAAACCCAGGAGCAGTATCCGCGTAAGGTATGTTTCCAGTTGAGCGGGAATCGCATCGAGCAATATCCTTTGTCGGTGGGCGAGGAGGTTATTGTCAGTTTCGACCTCGAAAGTCGGGAGGCAAAAGGCCGTTGGTACACCGATGTGAGGGCTTGGAAGGTCGAGAAGGCCCAGCCGGCGGCACCGGCCGCAGGCGGCGACATCGTGCCTCCGCCACCTGTCGATTTTGCGCCCGATGACTCGACGAGCGATATGCCCTTCTGA
- a CDS encoding type B 50S ribosomal protein L31: protein MKKGIHPENYRPVVFKDMSNDEIFITRSTVAAKDTIEIDGVTYPLVKLEITSSSHPFFTGKQKLVDTAGRVDKFMSRYAKHMQNKKK from the coding sequence ATGAAAAAAGGAATTCACCCCGAGAATTATCGTCCGGTAGTATTCAAAGACATGTCGAACGATGAGATTTTTATTACCCGTTCCACGGTAGCTGCCAAAGACACTATCGAGATTGACGGTGTAACCTATCCGTTGGTAAAACTTGAAATCACCAGTTCTTCACACCCCTTCTTCACCGGTAAACAGAAACTGGTCGACACGGCTGGTCGCGTAGACAAGTTTATGAGCCGTTATGCAAAACACATGCAGAACAAAAAGAAATAA
- a CDS encoding lipocalin-like domain-containing protein — protein sequence MKFDKQLTSYILFILGALLLILGLSSCQKSEEDKLYGRWQFRDCEYPTGETFTNDSIYYCFDRGVFELQKRNVGNGSNRLFGLYTVAGDSLSITFPSVSQFNLKEAPYHFGGKSEKRFRIDEVSRRNLTLSCRDTLYFFHKF from the coding sequence ATGAAATTTGACAAACAGCTCACCTCCTACATTTTGTTTATACTGGGTGCGCTCTTGCTGATACTCGGGTTGTCGAGTTGCCAAAAAAGCGAAGAAGACAAACTCTACGGCCGTTGGCAATTCCGGGATTGTGAATATCCGACAGGAGAGACCTTTACCAACGACTCCATTTATTACTGTTTCGACCGTGGCGTGTTTGAATTGCAAAAGCGCAACGTCGGCAACGGCAGCAACCGGCTGTTCGGGCTATACACCGTTGCGGGCGATTCCCTGTCGATAACCTTCCCCTCGGTCAGCCAGTTCAACCTCAAAGAGGCTCCCTATCACTTCGGCGGGAAAAGCGAAAAGCGATTCCGCATCGACGAGGTCTCACGCCGCAATCTCACCTTGTCGTGCCGTGACACCCTGTACTTCTTCCATAAATTTTAG
- a CDS encoding WecB/TagA/CpsF family glycosyltransferase → MEKFSMNGIEVYPFVSEEQLITHADNHKGILVAVNAEKVVKASDRLKQIINSNIGYCDGMGAVKAAQKKGFEKAVRLPGCELWLKIIAAHPSATIYLIGSTDEVIEATVGKLRKDFPAINIAGYRNGFFKDDAEKAQLLDLIAEKKPDYIFVAMGSPRQEYLMEEMLNVHKAVYQGLGGSFDLYVGHFKRAPKLLQRINCEWLWRFIAQPARITRIGPYVRFALRLYTNRL, encoded by the coding sequence ATGGAAAAATTTTCGATGAACGGAATAGAGGTATATCCTTTCGTTTCCGAAGAACAACTCATAACTCACGCCGACAACCACAAAGGCATTTTAGTAGCCGTCAATGCCGAGAAAGTCGTCAAAGCCTCTGACCGCCTGAAACAAATCATCAACAGCAACATCGGCTACTGCGACGGAATGGGAGCCGTAAAGGCTGCGCAGAAAAAAGGATTTGAAAAGGCCGTCAGACTTCCCGGCTGTGAATTGTGGCTGAAAATCATCGCCGCCCACCCGTCGGCAACCATCTACCTAATAGGCTCGACCGACGAAGTCATCGAGGCCACCGTCGGCAAATTGCGAAAAGACTTCCCCGCCATAAACATCGCCGGATACCGCAACGGCTTTTTCAAAGACGACGCCGAAAAAGCCCAGTTACTCGACCTCATCGCGGAGAAGAAACCCGACTACATATTCGTGGCGATGGGCTCTCCGCGCCAGGAATATCTCATGGAAGAGATGCTGAACGTGCACAAGGCCGTCTATCAAGGCTTGGGCGGTAGTTTTGACTTGTATGTGGGCCACTTCAAACGGGCTCCGAAACTGCTGCAACGCATCAACTGCGAATGGCTGTGGCGGTTTATCGCCCAACCGGCCCGCATCACCCGCATCGGGCCGTATGTGAGATTTGCCCTGCGCCTCTACACCAACCGTTTGTAA
- a CDS encoding glycosyltransferase family 4 protein has translation MIPNTIAKHILTMGVDYHNPKGGIAQVLHAYAQIFETFRFIPTSNSKHFLARQLTGLSAAVKLFVLLLRKQVKIVHLHCASGKSFYRKSLYISICRLFDVKILCHMHSGHFVHFINTCPKFIRRTLLKCDSLIVLSESWKDFYHNLGCPHIDIIDNIILPPQKVGEKKDDGLLHLVFLGNLTRPKGFYDLLQALGKHKDSLSGKVKLHIGGLGDMQAFEQETERWQIADMLDYHGFVAGEEKCRLFTFGDVYVLPSYFEGMPISILEAMSYGMPTLASRVGSIPEIIAEGVTGRLIDAGDIDGIATAIQWFIDHPEARATMSHAAEEMSKKYFPENIERELTELYSRYL, from the coding sequence ATGATTCCCAATACCATAGCAAAACACATCTTGACGATGGGCGTCGACTACCACAATCCCAAAGGGGGAATCGCACAAGTGCTGCATGCCTACGCCCAGATTTTCGAGACCTTCCGGTTTATCCCGACCAGCAACAGCAAGCATTTTCTGGCAAGGCAACTCACGGGATTGTCGGCCGCCGTGAAACTCTTCGTCTTACTCCTGCGGAAGCAGGTCAAAATCGTGCATCTTCACTGCGCCAGCGGGAAATCGTTTTACCGCAAAAGCCTTTATATTTCCATTTGCCGGCTTTTCGACGTGAAGATTCTCTGCCACATGCACAGCGGACACTTCGTCCACTTCATCAACACCTGCCCGAAGTTTATCCGGCGCACCCTTCTCAAATGCGATTCGCTCATCGTGCTGAGTGAATCCTGGAAAGATTTTTATCACAATCTCGGCTGTCCCCACATCGACATCATCGACAACATCATACTGCCCCCGCAAAAGGTGGGCGAAAAAAAAGACGACGGGCTGCTGCATCTCGTGTTCCTGGGAAACCTCACCCGACCAAAAGGGTTCTATGATTTGTTGCAGGCTTTGGGCAAACACAAAGACTCATTATCGGGAAAAGTAAAGTTACATATCGGCGGTCTGGGCGACATGCAAGCCTTCGAGCAAGAAACCGAGCGATGGCAAATTGCCGACATGCTCGACTATCACGGGTTCGTGGCAGGCGAAGAAAAATGCCGGTTGTTCACGTTCGGAGATGTATATGTGCTCCCCTCCTATTTCGAGGGAATGCCCATATCGATTCTCGAAGCCATGTCATACGGCATGCCCACATTGGCCTCCCGCGTCGGGTCGATACCCGAAATCATCGCCGAGGGAGTGACCGGCCGGCTAATCGACGCCGGAGACATCGATGGTATTGCCACTGCGATACAATGGTTTATCGACCACCCCGAAGCACGCGCCACGATGTCTCACGCAGCCGAAGAAATGAGCAAGAAATATTTCCCTGAAAACATCGAACGCGAACTGACCGAACTCTATTCCCGCTACCTGTAA
- a CDS encoding glycosyltransferase, whose protein sequence is MKIAHLFYNLNIGGSETMVIDIMNRQAESEEVALVIINRENDARLLQTIDSRIKKYIIGRKLGAKNPYPFFRLNALLYRLSPDVVHIHNHHIMPALVRLKKARYFFTAHTNGIDIMQQKRFDKIFSISEYVAQDIQQRYHRPSEVIYNGIKTTDITVKTGNEETPRFRMVQIGRQQMHQKGQDLLLRALHLLIHRHHLTDWSADLIGDGPDTDELKRLACELGLENQVTFLGARDRKYIYRHLHEYQLLVHPSRQEGFGLTIAEAVCAGVPVLIPDIPGPMEIIDGGKYGTSFETGNAEMCAEKIAAIMQHYPEYLAKTYPAREFALSHFDIAATAQNYIKAYQTP, encoded by the coding sequence ATGAAAATCGCACATCTGTTTTACAACCTCAACATAGGCGGGTCAGAGACCATGGTCATCGACATCATGAACCGCCAGGCCGAAAGCGAAGAGGTGGCTTTGGTCATCATCAACAGAGAAAACGACGCACGGCTTCTGCAAACAATCGATTCCCGCATCAAGAAATACATCATCGGTCGGAAACTGGGAGCCAAAAACCCATACCCCTTTTTCCGGCTCAACGCATTGCTCTACCGCCTGAGCCCCGATGTCGTGCACATACACAACCACCACATCATGCCGGCTCTTGTCCGGCTGAAAAAAGCCAGATACTTCTTCACGGCACACACCAATGGCATCGACATTATGCAACAGAAGCGGTTCGACAAGATATTTTCCATCTCGGAATATGTAGCGCAAGACATTCAACAGCGCTATCATCGACCGTCGGAAGTCATATACAACGGCATAAAAACCACCGACATCACGGTCAAGACCGGCAACGAAGAGACGCCCAGGTTCCGCATGGTGCAAATCGGGAGGCAACAAATGCACCAAAAGGGTCAGGACCTCTTATTGAGAGCCCTGCACCTGCTCATACATCGGCACCACCTCACCGATTGGTCGGCCGACCTCATCGGCGACGGGCCCGATACCGACGAGCTGAAACGTCTTGCCTGTGAACTCGGGCTCGAAAACCAGGTGACTTTCTTGGGCGCCCGCGACCGGAAATATATCTACCGGCACCTGCATGAGTACCAACTGCTCGTGCACCCCTCCCGGCAAGAAGGTTTCGGGCTCACCATTGCCGAAGCCGTTTGCGCCGGCGTTCCCGTACTCATACCCGACATACCGGGCCCCATGGAAATCATCGATGGAGGAAAATACGGGACCTCCTTCGAAACGGGAAACGCCGAGATGTGTGCCGAAAAAATAGCCGCAATCATGCAACACTATCCCGAATACTTGGCAAAGACATATCCGGCCCGGGAATTCGCCCTTAGCCATTTCGACATCGCCGCCACGGCACAGAATTACATCAAAGCCTACCAAACTCCCTGA